One genomic region from Candidatus Nitrosopumilus koreensis AR1 encodes:
- a CDS encoding NADH-quinone oxidoreductase subunit C, protein MSSNPEKPTTEAKPEEKTTPPKPAPKPAAKPEEKPVELPAFEKGILDKLVEKFGDKVEVDFVKEDRIGIKTSKDNVHDVAQFIRDDLHYDHAESVSGVDFPADNEIEVVYHLGSYTESSLAKQILTLSTRAPRESNPIPGQDSTKLPSLRDVFYSVEFGEREVFEMLGVFFDGHPDNRRLLLPEDWADLPPLRKDFAIKGR, encoded by the coding sequence ATGAGTAGTAATCCTGAAAAACCAACAACAGAGGCAAAACCTGAAGAGAAAACAACTCCTCCTAAACCGGCACCCAAACCCGCAGCAAAACCTGAAGAGAAACCAGTTGAACTTCCTGCCTTTGAAAAAGGAATTTTAGATAAACTAGTAGAAAAGTTTGGAGATAAAGTAGAAGTAGACTTTGTAAAAGAAGACCGAATTGGAATTAAAACAAGTAAAGACAATGTTCATGATGTAGCACAATTCATTCGTGATGATCTTCATTATGATCATGCAGAATCAGTTTCAGGCGTAGATTTCCCAGCAGACAATGAAATTGAAGTAGTTTACCATCTTGGTTCCTATACTGAATCATCCCTTGCAAAACAGATTCTTACATTATCGACAAGAGCTCCAAGAGAATCAAATCCAATCCCTGGACAAGATTCTACAAAACTTCCAAGTCTTAGAGATGTATTTTACAGTGTAGAGTTTGGTGAACGAGAAGTTTTTGAAATGTTAGGTGTTTTCTTTGATGGTCATCCAGATAATAGACGATTACTTTTGCCTGAAGATTGGGCAGACTTGCCACCACTTCGAAAGGACTTTGCAATAAAGGGTAGATAA
- a CDS encoding NADH-quinone oxidoreductase subunit D yields MTDIMPPGLALKKVDERIMTLNVGPQHPGSGHMRIVVQIDGDYIVACDPDPGYVHRGEEKMAEYRNYITNVPHLERPVIHDSCNILYPYVLGAEEILGIEVPERAKYVRVICSELNRCIYTMYWLAIYGIFLGHSTMFMWPAGDRELLIDLMEKVSGARVTHAHFIPGGVRNDLPANFEDVCLRQVNYFEKRIKEYAAVFYDNPILISRTRDTGVLSRENAIRYGTTGSVLRASGVDYDLRVKAPYDVYDELDVHTNVMKEGDSYARSKVPWLDMIESCNIIRQALQKMPKSGSVRAKLKPNPKTKGPATVYKRVESGRGSLGCYIVSDGKPEPYRVKMSVPSFRNLLALPNLLIGEKLGNMPSVYWSLNYWPVEADR; encoded by the coding sequence ATGACTGACATAATGCCACCAGGATTAGCACTAAAGAAAGTAGATGAGAGAATCATGACTCTCAATGTTGGGCCACAACACCCAGGTTCTGGCCACATGAGAATTGTTGTTCAAATTGATGGTGATTATATCGTTGCATGTGATCCAGATCCAGGATATGTGCATCGTGGAGAAGAGAAGATGGCTGAATATAGAAATTACATTACAAATGTTCCTCACTTAGAGAGACCTGTAATTCATGATTCATGTAATATTCTTTATCCTTATGTTTTAGGAGCTGAAGAAATACTTGGAATTGAAGTTCCAGAACGTGCAAAATACGTTAGAGTGATTTGTTCAGAACTAAACCGTTGTATCTATACCATGTACTGGCTTGCAATTTATGGAATTTTCTTAGGACATTCTACAATGTTCATGTGGCCTGCAGGTGACAGAGAACTCTTGATTGATCTTATGGAGAAAGTATCTGGTGCTAGAGTAACTCATGCACATTTCATTCCAGGTGGAGTGAGAAATGATTTGCCTGCAAACTTTGAAGATGTTTGTTTACGTCAAGTAAATTATTTTGAAAAACGTATCAAGGAATACGCTGCAGTGTTTTATGATAACCCTATTTTGATTTCCAGAACTAGGGACACTGGTGTATTATCACGTGAGAATGCTATTAGATATGGAACAACTGGTTCTGTACTTAGAGCAAGTGGTGTTGATTATGATCTAAGAGTAAAGGCACCTTATGATGTCTATGATGAATTAGACGTTCATACCAATGTGATGAAAGAAGGAGATTCTTATGCAAGATCTAAAGTTCCATGGCTTGATATGATTGAAAGTTGTAATATTATTAGACAGGCATTACAAAAAATGCCAAAGTCTGGCTCTGTTCGTGCAAAACTAAAACCAAATCCCAAGACAAAAGGTCCTGCAACTGTCTACAAACGAGTGGAATCTGGTAGAGGTTCTCTTGGTTGTTATATTGTATCTGATGGTAAGCCTGAACCCTACAGAGTAAAAATGAGTGTTCCTTCATTTAGAAACTTACTTGCATTACCTAATCTTTTGATTGGAGAAAAACTAGGTAACATGCCATCTGTTTATTGGAGTCTTAATTATTGGCCAGTGGAGGCAGATAGGTAA
- the nuoH gene encoding NADH-quinone oxidoreductase subunit NuoH, with translation MSAIAPKFKLSEFIKSLLDNLFWIVLIFSLVGLPAAFIVLFFIEMPVINGELLTPFLALTWIADPSRTLPIVKAFMATDMFRVMAFPGFGFAALIAAGTIFVERKMLAKLQLRVGPFYCGKIEGILQLMGDGLKLISKEIIIPAKADKPIFWAAPVIFVATAAAFVALIPVAPGWVVADVDLGLLGVFAVIGFFPIITILSAWSANSKFPFIGGIRALFQMVSFEIPLILSLLGVVILTGTLNLSEIAASQSSFPWIIFLPVGAIVFFITMLAELERIPFDLPEAESEIVAGWLTEFSGMMYGLVQLGTYLKLYAFAGLFVVLFLGGWNGPMVVPPFPEEILTDGIVLGPITANIPGLPLFDQAMLNGTLWFVLKTVGVIFFILLPRGVFPRIRIDMLLSLGWTKLIGLAFVNIFIALGLLYAGVLGPGGLQ, from the coding sequence ATGTCTGCTATAGCACCAAAATTCAAACTAAGTGAATTTATCAAATCTCTACTTGATAATCTATTTTGGATAGTCCTAATTTTTTCACTAGTTGGTCTCCCTGCAGCATTTATTGTGTTATTCTTTATTGAAATGCCTGTAATTAATGGTGAATTACTTACACCATTCCTTGCATTAACATGGATAGCTGATCCATCACGTACCCTTCCAATTGTAAAAGCATTCATGGCAACTGACATGTTTAGAGTTATGGCATTTCCTGGATTTGGATTTGCTGCATTGATAGCTGCTGGAACAATTTTTGTTGAAAGAAAGATGCTTGCAAAATTACAATTAAGAGTAGGTCCTTTCTACTGTGGAAAAATTGAAGGTATTTTACAATTAATGGGCGATGGTCTAAAACTAATTTCTAAAGAGATTATTATTCCTGCAAAAGCTGACAAACCGATATTTTGGGCTGCTCCTGTAATCTTTGTTGCAACCGCTGCTGCGTTTGTAGCATTAATTCCTGTAGCCCCTGGATGGGTAGTTGCAGATGTGGACTTGGGATTACTCGGAGTTTTTGCAGTAATTGGATTTTTCCCAATCATAACAATTCTTTCAGCATGGTCTGCAAACAGTAAATTCCCATTCATTGGAGGAATCAGAGCTTTATTCCAAATGGTTTCCTTTGAAATTCCATTAATCCTATCTTTGTTAGGAGTTGTTATTCTTACTGGAACTCTTAATTTGTCTGAAATTGCAGCAAGCCAATCTAGTTTTCCATGGATTATCTTTTTGCCAGTTGGTGCAATAGTCTTCTTTATCACAATGCTTGCAGAGTTAGAAAGAATTCCATTTGACTTACCAGAGGCAGAAAGTGAAATTGTTGCTGGTTGGTTAACGGAGTTCTCTGGAATGATGTATGGCCTAGTTCAACTAGGAACATATCTGAAACTTTACGCATTTGCAGGACTGTTTGTTGTTTTGTTCTTAGGTGGATGGAATGGCCCAATGGTTGTTCCTCCATTCCCAGAAGAAATTCTTACTGATGGAATTGTACTGGGCCCAATCACTGCCAACATTCCAGGATTACCTCTATTTGATCAAGCAATGTTAAATGGAACTCTTTGGTTTGTTCTAAAAACAGTTGGTGTGATTTTCTTTATATTGTTGCCCAGAGGTGTCTTCCCAAGAATTAGAATTGACATGTTGTTGAGTCTTGGTTGGACCAAATTGATTGGACTTGCATTCGTTAACATCTTTATTGCACTAGGCTTGCTTTACGCTGGAGTCTTGGGACCTGGAGGATTACAATAA
- a CDS encoding NADH-quinone oxidoreductase subunit I, which translates to MGTATGIIRALNSGIKHIAIKRFTLRYPEEKLKFVGDGYQFDPSTGVGIAGLKGRHMLFHDHCTGCQLCSIACEGVAEAIAMVKVPEEQKQNKKSIMPQIDYGKCVFCGLCVDACPFYALYMTNDYELSSFTKEGLIYTPAQLAVKPYITQDSEIQITDRGATHG; encoded by the coding sequence ATGGGAACTGCAACTGGAATTATCCGTGCATTAAATTCAGGAATAAAACACATCGCAATCAAACGATTTACACTTCGTTATCCTGAAGAGAAACTAAAGTTTGTAGGTGATGGTTATCAATTTGATCCTTCTACTGGTGTTGGTATTGCTGGACTAAAAGGTAGACATATGCTATTTCACGATCACTGTACTGGATGTCAATTATGCTCAATTGCATGTGAGGGTGTTGCTGAAGCAATTGCAATGGTAAAAGTTCCTGAAGAACAAAAACAAAATAAAAAATCAATCATGCCGCAAATTGATTATGGAAAATGTGTTTTCTGTGGTCTTTGTGTTGATGCATGTCCATTTTATGCATTATACATGACAAATGATTATGAATTATCTTCATTCACTAAGGAGGGATTAATCTATACTCCTGCACAACTTGCAGTCAAACCCTATATTACACAAGACAGTGAAATCCAAATTACTGATAGAGGTGCAACACATGGCTGA
- a CDS encoding NADH-quinone oxidoreductase subunit J: MADAAFLALTVITIGSAIAALELRSLIYGSIALMGTLGGIAGFFFLLDAPFVALFQLAVYVGSIAVLILFTVMLVKRELIFKKIEDKRRKFAGIGLMLVVMVSLGAVFLDSGIKTITTDEPAVDFRNIGTDFVTYYWPALILMGLILAGSVTGALVLAKREDVENGQRTS; this comes from the coding sequence ATGGCTGATGCTGCATTTTTAGCACTTACTGTAATCACAATTGGTTCTGCAATTGCAGCCCTTGAATTAAGATCATTAATTTATGGTTCCATCGCATTGATGGGAACACTTGGTGGTATTGCAGGATTCTTCTTTTTGTTAGATGCTCCATTTGTTGCATTATTCCAACTGGCAGTTTATGTTGGTTCTATTGCTGTCCTGATTTTATTTACTGTTATGCTGGTAAAAAGAGAACTCATATTCAAAAAAATTGAAGACAAAAGAAGAAAGTTTGCAGGAATTGGTTTGATGCTTGTAGTTATGGTTTCATTAGGTGCAGTTTTTCTAGATTCAGGAATTAAAACAATCACAACTGATGAACCTGCTGTTGATTTTAGAAATATTGGTACAGACTTTGTAACATATTATTGGCCAGCATTAATTTTGATGGGATTAATTTTAGCTGGTTCTGTTACTGGTGCACTTGTATTAGCAAAACGAGAGGATGTGGAGAATGGCCAACGAACTAGTTGA
- the nuoK gene encoding NADH-quinone oxidoreductase subunit NuoK: MANELVDFTLVSVALLGIGIYGLAVKRNFIRMLFAVEIIINAANLNLVAFGRFLPHSGGQTLALFSIAIAAAEVAVGLSLIIVAYRMYQNVDIADFRSLKG, encoded by the coding sequence ATGGCCAACGAACTAGTTGATTTTACATTAGTATCTGTTGCCTTGTTGGGGATAGGCATCTATGGTCTTGCAGTTAAGCGCAATTTTATCAGAATGTTGTTTGCAGTTGAAATTATCATTAATGCTGCTAACCTTAATTTGGTTGCATTTGGTAGATTCTTGCCTCATAGCGGTGGCCAAACATTAGCATTATTCTCTATTGCAATTGCAGCTGCTGAAGTAGCAGTTGGATTGTCATTAATTATTGTGGCATATCGTATGTATCAAAATGTCGATATTGCAGACTTTAGGAGTTTGAAGGGATAA
- a CDS encoding complex I subunit 4 family protein: MEYALLQAVFLPLLLSPIAYILGRKVGPTPAMWFTFGLLLYTTILVINAALSGTVEEHYPWTEQFGEFGFLLDGLASPFAIIIYVLSTILVLYSKPYMIHKFHEQFEEEQKINPSSSGQSSIVESSSLSNYVNAKSGLYFALYLVFAMGMLGTVLSTNLIEFYIFFEVMLIPGFFLVALWGDGPRRKIGLMFLFWTHAGAVVLLLGFLMIGLTIGSFDFADIKESEIPQDIVMISAIAIAIGLGVKLAVFMFHVWLPYVHGSAPTPISALLSPAMIGIGAYGVFRLIVEFLPSTFAELSIWFHIWGLVTMIYGGAMALMQDDLKRLLAYSSISQMGYLLFGIGSLSVLGLSGAEMMYVTHGIGKGILFMMAGVIIVKVGTRSISKLGGLAGKMPITATCAVIGALTIMGVPPTSGFMGEWILFYGALETAIEEGSTLRAVTFGLGLVATALTMSYMLWMLKRVFFGKTPEHLEKVKEGSWYMTAPMMLLAGFSIVVGIYPDIFLKTIIPFMNGVLGV, encoded by the coding sequence ATGGAATATGCATTATTACAGGCAGTTTTCTTGCCATTACTGTTATCTCCAATAGCCTACATCCTAGGACGAAAGGTAGGCCCCACACCTGCTATGTGGTTTACATTTGGACTTTTACTTTATACCACAATTCTTGTAATCAATGCAGCATTATCTGGAACTGTAGAAGAACATTATCCATGGACAGAACAATTTGGTGAGTTTGGTTTCTTACTTGATGGTTTGGCATCACCATTTGCAATAATCATCTATGTACTATCAACAATCTTGGTGCTGTATTCAAAACCATACATGATTCACAAATTCCATGAACAATTTGAAGAAGAACAAAAAATCAACCCTTCTTCAAGTGGACAAAGTTCTATTGTTGAATCATCTTCTCTATCAAACTATGTAAATGCAAAATCTGGTCTTTACTTTGCACTTTATCTTGTATTTGCAATGGGAATGCTTGGAACAGTCCTTTCAACAAATCTGATAGAATTTTACATATTCTTTGAAGTTATGTTAATCCCTGGTTTCTTTTTAGTTGCACTCTGGGGTGATGGTCCAAGAAGAAAGATTGGTTTGATGTTCTTGTTTTGGACTCATGCTGGTGCAGTAGTGCTGTTATTGGGATTTTTGATGATAGGTTTGACTATTGGTAGTTTTGACTTTGCTGATATCAAAGAATCTGAAATTCCTCAAGATATTGTAATGATTTCTGCAATTGCAATTGCAATAGGCCTTGGTGTCAAACTAGCAGTCTTTATGTTCCATGTTTGGCTACCCTATGTCCACGGTTCTGCACCTACTCCAATTAGTGCATTGCTGTCTCCTGCAATGATTGGAATTGGTGCATATGGTGTCTTTAGATTAATTGTTGAATTCTTACCTTCTACATTTGCCGAACTTTCAATTTGGTTCCACATTTGGGGACTTGTTACAATGATTTATGGTGGCGCTATGGCACTCATGCAAGATGACCTAAAACGTCTTCTTGCTTATTCTAGTATCAGCCAAATGGGTTATCTTTTGTTTGGTATTGGCTCGCTTTCTGTTCTTGGTCTATCTGGTGCAGAAATGATGTATGTAACTCACGGAATAGGAAAAGGTATTCTCTTCATGATGGCTGGTGTGATTATAGTTAAAGTTGGAACTCGAAGCATTTCAAAACTTGGTGGTTTAGCAGGAAAGATGCCAATAACTGCAACATGTGCAGTCATTGGAGCTTTAACTATCATGGGTGTTCCGCCAACTAGTGGATTTATGGGGGAATGGATTCTATTTTATGGTGCTTTAGAAACTGCAATTGAAGAAGGTTCAACATTAAGAGCTGTTACTTTTGGTTTGGGACTTGTTGCAACTGCACTTACAATGTCTTACATGCTTTGGATGCTAAAACGTGTGTTCTTTGGAAAAACACCTGAACATCTTGAGAAAGTCAAAGAAGGTAGTTGGTATATGACCGCACCTATGATGCTTCTTGCAGGATTTTCAATCGTTGTTGGAATTTATCCAGATATTTTCTTGAAGACAATCATACCTTTCATGAATGGAGTGTTAGGAGTATAG
- a CDS encoding NADH-quinone oxidoreductase subunit L: MATEAIGIPFEASSLSAWLVWILPFAAALIMPGIGKLSKNATGYVAVGFALMSALSAASLLPMALEGHEIHKQIMWIEAIGLKGGVLADPLSVIMANVVGWISFLIMIYSTGYMKGDKDITRFWFWMMFFIGSMQLIVLSDNLLQVFFGWEGVGLASYALISFWYRDKKKDHVGQEGRTVLGLLDYYAPTHAGMKAFIMTKVGDVMMIAGMLLIFLFAGTFGFKELMGDHEWAIAMNAQGLLVPAFVLLFGGAVGKSAQFPLNEWLLEAMTGPTAVSALIHAATMVKAGVFLVARIGPIVFALGAAGIMADQFFEIVAWVGAITALLLATQGMVNPEIKKVLAYSTGSQIGYMMMALGVAGLSHQYVDGYTAGFFHLISHAMFKASLFMAAGSLLHIVGSRFMTDMGGLRKHMKKTYAFMWAAGLGLMGAPFITTGFWSKDAIFAAVYTSGNEWALPLYAIAVLTAIITAFYTTRMIGMVFFGNKSKHIQKMEEEGHHIHEASLSMWVPYGILAVLTIGIGLIGLSTEEGLHHLFTDYLEHSFGIHTEHAASEASSILPEFLQGLNPVALGSSLAAFSIGIGLGYIFYIGRWVDPVKFVNSNIFFYAIHKVILSRWYLNAIVYWCFVVAPLWLARGVYRYFEKTAIDYGMNDGFQKAVGWSAKVVQGTQTGVSQSYLFVFGAGLLFVVLILLM; encoded by the coding sequence ATGGCAACTGAGGCAATTGGTATCCCATTTGAAGCAAGTTCTCTTAGTGCATGGCTTGTTTGGATTCTCCCATTTGCAGCTGCACTAATCATGCCAGGAATTGGAAAATTATCCAAGAACGCTACTGGCTATGTTGCAGTTGGCTTTGCATTGATGAGTGCTCTGTCTGCAGCTTCACTCTTACCAATGGCATTGGAAGGACATGAAATTCATAAACAGATTATGTGGATTGAAGCTATTGGTCTGAAAGGTGGTGTATTAGCTGATCCACTTTCAGTAATTATGGCAAATGTAGTTGGTTGGATTTCATTCTTGATTATGATTTACAGTACTGGTTACATGAAAGGGGATAAAGATATTACAAGATTCTGGTTCTGGATGATGTTCTTTATTGGTTCAATGCAATTAATTGTATTATCTGATAACTTACTCCAAGTCTTCTTTGGATGGGAAGGAGTAGGACTTGCGTCATATGCACTGATTAGCTTTTGGTATCGTGATAAAAAGAAAGATCATGTTGGTCAAGAAGGACGTACCGTTCTTGGTTTGTTAGATTATTATGCTCCAACACATGCTGGTATGAAGGCATTCATCATGACCAAAGTTGGTGATGTGATGATGATTGCTGGTATGCTTTTGATATTCTTGTTTGCTGGAACCTTTGGTTTCAAAGAACTCATGGGAGATCATGAATGGGCTATTGCTATGAATGCTCAAGGTCTTTTGGTTCCTGCTTTTGTGCTGTTATTTGGTGGTGCTGTGGGTAAATCAGCACAATTCCCATTAAATGAATGGCTACTTGAAGCAATGACTGGCCCTACTGCTGTTTCTGCATTAATTCACGCAGCAACAATGGTTAAGGCTGGTGTATTCTTGGTTGCAAGAATAGGACCAATTGTTTTTGCATTAGGTGCTGCAGGAATTATGGCAGATCAATTCTTTGAGATTGTTGCATGGGTTGGTGCAATAACTGCATTATTACTTGCAACACAAGGAATGGTTAATCCAGAAATTAAAAAAGTCCTTGCATATTCAACTGGTTCACAGATTGGTTACATGATGATGGCATTAGGTGTTGCAGGATTATCTCATCAATATGTTGATGGTTATACTGCAGGCTTTTTCCACTTAATTTCTCACGCAATGTTTAAAGCATCATTATTCATGGCAGCAGGTTCCTTGCTGCATATTGTTGGTTCTCGATTCATGACAGATATGGGTGGTCTGAGAAAACACATGAAAAAGACATATGCATTCATGTGGGCTGCAGGTCTTGGTTTAATGGGTGCGCCATTTATCACAACAGGCTTCTGGAGTAAGGATGCAATATTTGCGGCAGTTTATACATCTGGAAACGAATGGGCATTACCACTATATGCAATTGCAGTATTGACTGCAATAATTACAGCATTCTATACTACAAGAATGATTGGAATGGTCTTCTTTGGAAACAAGAGCAAACATATCCAAAAGATGGAAGAAGAAGGACATCATATCCATGAAGCCTCATTATCCATGTGGGTCCCATATGGAATTTTAGCAGTACTCACAATAGGAATTGGTCTTATTGGATTATCCACTGAAGAAGGACTACATCACTTGTTTACTGATTATCTTGAACACTCATTTGGTATTCACACTGAACATGCTGCATCAGAAGCATCATCAATACTGCCTGAATTCTTACAAGGATTAAACCCAGTTGCACTAGGTTCATCACTTGCAGCATTTTCAATTGGTATTGGATTAGGATACATATTCTATATTGGTAGATGGGTTGATCCTGTCAAATTTGTTAACTCTAACATTTTCTTTTACGCAATTCACAAAGTCATCTTAAGTAGATGGTATCTTAACGCAATAGTCTATTGGTGTTTTGTTGTAGCACCATTATGGTTAGCAAGAGGTGTATACAGATACTTTGAAAAGACAGCTATCGATTATGGTATGAACGATGGATTCCAAAAAGCAGTTGGATGGAGTGCTAAAGTCGTCCAAGGAACTCAAACTGGTGTTTCACAATCATACTTATTCGTATTTGGAGCGGGATTACTGTTCGTAGTTCTGATATTGTTGATGTAG
- a CDS encoding NADH-quinone oxidoreductase subunit N, with product MLEITSTPLVLIAILGTVGVILPIISIARKEKGSNSFYAVIAFAALIVSMAYVGYEFINNNVAASALFSEDVVADDAFGGFFAIAMLIVALFTTVGSFNYMRKHNSPAVYYSLILLATIGMILVAYSTDLIMLFVAWELMSIPTYILVGFMKKNPSSNEAALKYFLFGALSSAIIVYGIALSYGLTGSTNIGEVIEGYSTLDPSLLPLALLSVGMFIAGFGFKMGLVPFHQWLPDTYEGAPSPITALLAAATKKAGFAATIRIVVLGMVVLNLDWTLALGIIAIMTMTIGNVAAIMQKSLSRMLAYSSIAHAGYILIGLAVAPYSSLGLQGSLYQIFNHAVMKGAAFIAIAGIVTTLAVTHIDKLKGLGRRMPITALGMVISLFALAGVPPLSGFWSKLMLFGSALDASSALWWAPWLAIAGVLNSALSLAYYGWITRKMYFEGETEKRVSEPKSIVAVMIFSIIFLVGFGVYPEPLLKFVEFATPIVSLGLMP from the coding sequence ATGTTAGAAATTACTTCCACTCCATTGGTATTAATTGCAATTTTGGGAACTGTTGGTGTTATTCTCCCAATAATCAGTATTGCAAGAAAAGAAAAAGGCTCTAACTCATTTTATGCTGTCATTGCATTTGCAGCATTAATCGTATCTATGGCATACGTTGGATATGAATTCATTAACAATAATGTAGCAGCATCTGCTCTTTTCTCTGAGGATGTAGTTGCTGATGATGCATTTGGTGGATTCTTTGCAATTGCAATGCTTATTGTTGCTTTGTTCACTACCGTTGGCTCCTTTAATTATATGAGAAAACATAATTCACCTGCTGTTTACTATTCACTAATCTTACTTGCAACAATTGGTATGATTCTAGTTGCATATTCTACTGATTTGATAATGTTGTTTGTTGCATGGGAACTCATGAGTATCCCAACTTACATCTTGGTTGGGTTCATGAAAAAGAATCCAAGTTCAAATGAAGCAGCACTAAAATATTTCTTGTTTGGAGCATTATCTTCAGCCATAATTGTTTACGGAATTGCATTATCTTATGGCTTAACTGGTTCAACAAACATTGGAGAAGTCATTGAAGGTTATTCGACACTTGATCCTTCATTATTGCCACTTGCATTACTTTCAGTTGGAATGTTTATTGCAGGATTTGGATTCAAGATGGGACTTGTTCCTTTCCATCAATGGCTTCCAGATACTTACGAAGGTGCCCCTTCACCAATAACTGCTCTTCTTGCAGCGGCAACCAAAAAAGCAGGATTTGCTGCAACTATTAGAATTGTAGTTCTTGGAATGGTTGTTCTTAATCTTGATTGGACTTTAGCTCTTGGTATTATTGCAATAATGACGATGACTATTGGTAATGTTGCAGCTATAATGCAAAAGAGTCTTTCAAGAATGTTGGCATATTCTAGTATTGCACATGCTGGATACATTTTGATTGGATTGGCAGTTGCACCATACAGTTCTCTTGGTTTACAAGGTTCTTTGTATCAAATCTTCAATCACGCCGTGATGAAAGGTGCTGCCTTTATTGCAATTGCAGGAATTGTGACAACTCTTGCTGTTACTCATATTGACAAACTGAAAGGTCTTGGAAGAAGAATGCCAATTACTGCTTTAGGCATGGTTATCTCATTATTTGCTCTTGCTGGCGTGCCTCCACTTTCAGGATTTTGGAGTAAATTGATGTTATTTGGAAGTGCATTAGATGCTAGTTCTGCATTATGGTGGGCTCCATGGCTTGCAATAGCAGGAGTTCTTAACAGTGCATTATCACTTGCTTACTATGGTTGGATAACTAGAAAGATGTACTTTGAAGGAGAAACAGAAAAGAGAGTTTCAGAACCAAAATCAATTGTAGCAGTAATGATATTCTCAATCATCTTCTTAGTTGGATTTGGTGTATATCCAGAACCACTTCTTAAATTCGTAGAATTTGCAACACCAATAGTTAGTTTAGGACTTATGCCTTAA
- a CDS encoding polyprenyl synthetase family protein, translating into MDRKNIEINPLLETYGEYIKKIDQALDKELDLYSESEFIEPLKYSLEGGKRIRPIILTLSAESIGKTDENTFAASCAVEFLHMESIIHDDIIDNETMRRQKDPFHIKYGYNTSVLTGDFVLGLILAICSRLDNPRITKDLATTAMLMSEGEMIESRLESSEDVTFDDYLKVIEYKTATAFEVAARTGAIIANGTEEQIEGLTEYGKNIGIAYQIRDDLLDWKNEDKLFNMLIKKSSDPRDVFNKMEELLKEYSEKARTSLRKIPDNDAKINLDNLIKFTSFKA; encoded by the coding sequence TTGGACAGAAAGAATATCGAGATTAATCCTTTACTTGAAACATATGGTGAATATATCAAAAAAATTGATCAAGCACTAGACAAAGAGCTGGATCTGTATTCAGAATCAGAATTCATAGAGCCGTTGAAATATTCTTTAGAGGGTGGAAAACGAATCAGACCAATTATTCTTACTTTGTCGGCTGAAAGTATTGGTAAAACCGATGAAAACACGTTTGCAGCATCATGTGCAGTTGAATTTTTGCATATGGAATCTATAATTCATGACGACATTATTGATAACGAAACAATGAGAAGACAAAAAGATCCATTCCACATCAAATACGGATACAATACCAGTGTACTTACAGGAGATTTTGTTTTAGGGTTAATTTTAGCAATATGTTCTAGATTGGATAACCCACGCATAACAAAAGATTTGGCAACTACAGCAATGCTGATGAGTGAAGGAGAAATGATTGAAAGCAGACTAGAGTCAAGTGAAGATGTTACATTTGATGACTATCTCAAAGTAATAGAATACAAAACTGCAACAGCATTTGAAGTGGCAGCTAGAACAGGTGCAATAATTGCAAACGGAACAGAAGAGCAAATCGAGGGGTTAACCGAATATGGAAAGAATATTGGAATTGCCTATCAAATAAGAGATGATCTGTTAGATTGGAAAAATGAGGATAAATTGTTTAATATGTTAATTAAGAAAAGTTCTGACCCAAGGGATGTTTTCAATAAAATGGAAGAGTTGTTAAAGGAATATTCTGAAAAAGCAAGAACTAGTTTAAGAAAAATCCCAGATAATGACGCAAAAATAAATTTAGATAATTTAATTAAATTTACTTCGTTTAAGGCATAA